GATCCGCCACCCCAACCCGGTCACTCACCCCAACCCGGTCACCCCACCCCGATCACCCGCCGCGTGGCGACGTGCCCCCGCCCCGCCCCCGGCATGCCACCCTGGACCTCATGCCCGAAGGCGACACCGTCCACCAGGCAGCCCGGCGGCTGCACACGGCCCTCGCCGGGCACACCGTCACGCGCTCCGACCTCCGCGTCCCGAAGCTCGCGACCGTAGACCTCACCGGGCGCACCGTCCTGGACGTCACCCCGCGCGGCAAGCACCTCCTCACCCGCTTCGAGGGCGGGCTCACCCTCCACTCCCACCTCCGCATGGACGGCTCCTGGAAGGTGTACGCCCCCGGCGAGCGCTGGAGAGGCGGGCCCGGTCACCAGATCAGGGCGATCCTGGGCACCGCCGAGCGCACAGCCGTCGGCTACCGGCTCCCGGTGCTCGAACTCCTCCGCACCGCCGACGAGGACAAAGCCGTGGGCCACCTCGGCCCCGACCTGCTGGGCCCCGACTGGGACCCCGAGCAGGCCCTCGCCAACCTCCTGGCGACCCCCGACCGCTCCCTCGGCGAAGCCCTGCTCGACCAGCGCAATCTCGCGGGCATCGGCAACGTCTACAAGAGCGAGCTCTGCTTCCTCCTGGGTGTCACCCCCTGGCTCCCCGTGGGTGAGCTCCCCGACGAGCCGGCCTCCCGTCTCCCCGCCCTCGCCAAGAAGCTCCTGGAAGCGAACCGCGACCGCCCGGCGCGCACCACCACGGGCCGCGACCGCGCGGGCCAGCGCCTGTACGTCTACGGCCGCGCGCCCCGCCCCTGCCTGCGCTGCGGCACCCCCATCCGCGTCGGAGAGCAGGGCGACGGCTCCCGCAGCCGCCCCACGTACTGGTGCCCCGCCTGCCAGCAGGGCCCCACCCCCTGACCCCCGCACTCCACACCCGGCCCGCCACCCTCAACGCCCCATACGGCCACCCCGCACCCCTCAACTCACGCCCACAAACCCACACACACCCACCAGTTGACGCCCCGTCAGATCCCGCCGTACCGTCCCGTCATGCCCCTCACGGCGTACGACCTCAGCGGACGCACCGCATTCGTCACCGGCGCGGCCAGCGGCATCGGCCGGGCCTCGGCCGTACTCCTCGCGGAAGCTGGCGCCACCGTCCACTGCGCCGACCGTGACACTCAGGGACTCCACGAGACGGCCACGCTCATCAAAGCCGCGGGCGGCACCGCGCACACCCACTCCGTGGACGTGTCGGACCGGGCCCAGGTCGAACAGGCCGTCGCGACCGCCACCGCGCCCTCCGGCCGCCTGGACGTCATGGCCGCAATCGCCGGGATCATGCACAGCAGCCCGGTCCTCGAGACCCGCGACGAGGACCTCGACCGGGTCCTGAACATCAACTTCAAGGGCGTTCTGTACGCCTGCCAGGCCGCGGCCCGCGCAATGATCGCGGCGAACGCCGACAAGACCGGGAGGACCAACGGCTCCCGGCGCCCCGGCAGCATCATCACCATGGCCTCGGGCGCCGTGGACACCGGCGGTCCTGGCCTCCTCTGCTACGGCGCCGCGAAAGCCGCGGTCGTCCAGCTCACGAAGACCCTCGCCACCGAGGTGGGCCCGCACGGCATCCGCGTCAACGCCGTCGCGCCGGGCTGGATCCGTACCCCCATGACCAACCGCCACGACACAGACGCCCAGGCGCACACCGAGGGCCTCATGGTCCGGATGTCCCCCTTGGGCCGCGTGGGCGAACCAGAGGACATCGCACACGCCGTCCTGCACCTGGCCTCCGACGCGTCCGCCTTCACGACGGGCCAGATCCTCCGCCCGAACGGCGGCGTCGCCATGCCGTGGTGACAGCACCGACGGCGCTCCGGGCAGCACCCCCGGCCGTACGCCGCCCGGATCGCCACCCGGACTCCGGCCCACCGTCCGGCCGCCGGTCACACCCCGCGAACCCCGCGAACCGGCCGAATCCGAAGACCCGAGAAGCCCGGGAGGCCCGTGCGGCTCGGGCGGCCCGAGAGGCCTTGGCTTCACTCACCGCCCGAGACCACGGCACACAGTGCACCGGCAGCAGACTCAACCCCCACCCACCGGCCGCGACGGCACCCTCCAGGACCCCCGCACCAGGCACGAGCACCAGCCGCAGCACTCCCCACCACCAGAGCGCGCCGAGCGCCAGAGCCGGCGCCCACCGCACGACTCTCCATGCCACGGCCACCACCTCCACACGAGGCCAGACGCGTCAAACCCACTGAGGGCCCGCTTGCCCGCTCACCCTCACCGCACGAGACCCGCCCGACGCCCGGTCGACGCTAGACGCCCGGCTCAACCGGCCGGGAGGGCGCACCACAGGGCACACGAGGCACGGCCACCGACCCCTGAGCAATCACCCGGAACACCCGGCGCTCAACGCAAAGCCACCAGCGATCAGCGATCAGCTCAGCCGTTCTCCGCCTGGAACATCCAGTGATGCTTCTCCAGATCGGCCGTGATCCCGATGAAGATGTCCTGGCTCACCGGATCCGCATCGCCGGTCGCCGCGACCCGCTCCCGCATTCGCGTGATCACCGCGCCGAGGGCGTCCACGAGCGTCCCCACCGCGTCCGCGTCCTTGACCCAGCCGCCCGCGACCTCACCGATGCCGCTGCTCCGTGCCACGGTCGCCGCGCGGCCGTCGGGCGAGACGCCGAGTGTGGAAGCCCTCTCGGCCACCGTGTCGGAGTGCGTCCGTGCCGTGTCCACGACCTCGTCGAGCTGCAGATGGACGGAGCGGAAGCGCGTGCCCACCACGTTCCAGTGGATCTGCTTGGCCACCAGGGAGAGGTCGACCAGGTCCACCAGCGCGCCCTGCAGGGCGTCCGAGACCGTCTTCAGATCCGCATCGGACAGAGGGCTCTTCACGACGTACATCCAGCCTCCAAAGATCATGGGATCGCGTGAGCGAAAATCCCCACCAACCATGGCACAAGTGTGCCAATAGGGACATCCCACAGGAATCTTAGAAGACCAACGAGCCACCTCAAAAAGCCCCCTGAACTCGCCCCAGCGCCTCAACACACACAAAGCCCCGACCGGTAACCCGGCCGGGGCTTCGACACATTCGGTACAACTGAGCGCTCAAACAGCGTGCACAGTCAGCGCAGCATCACGCGGCGACGACGTCCACCGCCTCCGCAGGCGCCTTGATCGTCACCCGTTCCGGCGGCACACCGCTGACCGAGACGGAATTGAGCATGGGGCGAACCGGTGCGCGCACCGGTTCCGTAGCCGCTGCCGACGCAGCCAGTTCGGCGAGGGAGAGCTCATCGCTCACCTCGCGCATGAGCTCGGACATCCGTACGTCAAGCGCGTCGCAGATCGCGGAAAGCAGCTCGGAGGATGCCTCCTTCTGCCCCCGCTCCACCTCGGAAAGATAGCCGAGCGAGACTCGGGCGGACGAGGAGACTTCGCGCAGAGTACGGCCCTGGCGCTGGCGCTGCCGACGCAGCACGTCACCCAGCAGGCGACGGAGCAGAATCATCGGTGGCTCCCTCCTCGGACCGCGTAGCCGCATCCTTCACGCCCCACCGTACCGCCTCGCGCGGCGGCCGTGCGGGGAGCGATGTCGTGTTCACTCAGGGCTGCAAACATCAAGTCCCCCCGTTCTGTTCCGTATCCTGTGCCCGCTCGTTCCCGGCACGTTCGCCGGACAGCCGCTCGACCAGCAGCGTGAGCACGCTCCGTACACTCTCCATACGAATGTCCGAACGCCCACCGTTCAACCTCAGAGCGACTACTTTCCCCTCAGAGCGAAGAGCGGAATCCACTCCGCCGACCGTGGAGAGAGCCCCACTCAGCGCGAAGACAGGCCCGTCGACCGCCACAAAAACGGTCCCGACCGCCTGCCCGTCCTGTGGATCGGGCCCCGCGACGCCCGTGGTCGCGATCCCCCAGTCCGCGCCCATGACCTTGCGCACACCCGCCGCCATCTGCAGCGCCACCTCGGCATCCACGGCACCGCGCTCGGCCAGCAGAGTGCCGTCGACCCCGAGCACGTCGTGCTTCAGTTCGGTCGCGTACGCCGTCACGGACCCCCGGAAGACCCGCGAGGCCCCCGGCACCGCCGTCAGCTCGGCGGCCACCAGGCCCCCGGTGAGCGACTCGGCCACGGCGAGCGTCTCGCCGCGTGCCTGAAGGAGGCGCAGCGCCTCCGCAGCCGGACCGAGGGACATCACGAGGCCGACTCCCGAGTCCCTTCGCCGGGGGCGGCGGCAGCAGCCGCGGAGGCCGCTGAGGCGGCCGACGCCGCACGCGCCTCCGCCAGCCCCCGGCGCCGCAGCACGACGGCCTGCCGTACATAGTCGAGACCGGTCACGACGGTCAGCACGACGGCGACCGCCATCACCCAGAACCGCAGCGTGGCGAGCGGCCCCGTCAGCGCGAGGACGTACATCCCGGCCGCCACGCCCTGCCAGAGCGTCTTCATCTTGCCGCCGCGACTGGCCGGAATGACACCGAAGCGGATCACCCAGAACCGCAGCAGCGTGATCCCGAGCTCACGTCCGAGAATGACGCCCGTCACCCACCACGGCAGATCGCCGAGGTAGGAGAGACAGACC
This Streptomyces sp. NBC_01283 DNA region includes the following protein-coding sequences:
- a CDS encoding Fpg/Nei family DNA glycosylase — its product is MPEGDTVHQAARRLHTALAGHTVTRSDLRVPKLATVDLTGRTVLDVTPRGKHLLTRFEGGLTLHSHLRMDGSWKVYAPGERWRGGPGHQIRAILGTAERTAVGYRLPVLELLRTADEDKAVGHLGPDLLGPDWDPEQALANLLATPDRSLGEALLDQRNLAGIGNVYKSELCFLLGVTPWLPVGELPDEPASRLPALAKKLLEANRDRPARTTTGRDRAGQRLYVYGRAPRPCLRCGTPIRVGEQGDGSRSRPTYWCPACQQGPTP
- a CDS encoding SDR family NAD(P)-dependent oxidoreductase; translated protein: MPLTAYDLSGRTAFVTGAASGIGRASAVLLAEAGATVHCADRDTQGLHETATLIKAAGGTAHTHSVDVSDRAQVEQAVATATAPSGRLDVMAAIAGIMHSSPVLETRDEDLDRVLNINFKGVLYACQAAARAMIAANADKTGRTNGSRRPGSIITMASGAVDTGGPGLLCYGAAKAAVVQLTKTLATEVGPHGIRVNAVAPGWIRTPMTNRHDTDAQAHTEGLMVRMSPLGRVGEPEDIAHAVLHLASDASAFTTGQILRPNGGVAMPW
- a CDS encoding Dps family protein encodes the protein MYVVKSPLSDADLKTVSDALQGALVDLVDLSLVAKQIHWNVVGTRFRSVHLQLDEVVDTARTHSDTVAERASTLGVSPDGRAATVARSSGIGEVAGGWVKDADAVGTLVDALGAVITRMRERVAATGDADPVSQDIFIGITADLEKHHWMFQAENG
- a CDS encoding helix-turn-helix domain-containing protein, yielding MILLRRLLGDVLRRQRQRQGRTLREVSSSARVSLGYLSEVERGQKEASSELLSAICDALDVRMSELMREVSDELSLAELAASAAATEPVRAPVRPMLNSVSVSGVPPERVTIKAPAEAVDVVAA
- a CDS encoding CinA family protein yields the protein MSLGPAAEALRLLQARGETLAVAESLTGGLVAAELTAVPGASRVFRGSVTAYATELKHDVLGVDGTLLAERGAVDAEVALQMAAGVRKVMGADWGIATTGVAGPDPQDGQAVGTVFVAVDGPVFALSGALSTVGGVDSALRSEGKVVALRLNGGRSDIRMESVRSVLTLLVERLSGERAGNERAQDTEQNGGT
- the pgsA gene encoding CDP-diacylglycerol--glycerol-3-phosphate 3-phosphatidyltransferase; this encodes MTGVPASAAGGSGAQGAKPVRGGKLGAAAVNQASVWNVANLLTVIRLLLVPGFVMLLLADGGYDPAWRAWAWAAFAVAMITDLFDGHLARTYNLVTDFGKIADPIADKAIMGAALVCLSYLGDLPWWVTGVILGRELGITLLRFWVIRFGVIPASRGGKMKTLWQGVAAGMYVLALTGPLATLRFWVMAVAVVLTVVTGLDYVRQAVVLRRRGLAEARAASAASAASAAAAAAPGEGTRESAS